The proteins below come from a single Argentina anserina chromosome 1, drPotAnse1.1, whole genome shotgun sequence genomic window:
- the LOC126800266 gene encoding ankyrin repeat-containing protein At5g02620-like, with product MALPDREMTQLTLDVDQSPTTVAARTTYLRTGGNQSSATRTMSTPHERSTEESNLDYYLPLYHAASRGNWEDARRFLEHDPNAVKAKISNLSMTALHVAACEGHSEFVEKVVKLMPADELAAHDEMGFTALHYAAIGANLRSAKALLKENPKLAQSVDTIGKTPLHLAASFASECKELVWYLLLVTTDEEPGHPFTGPWAANLMNVLIASGFHDIALYLLQQYPNLATVTDQEDCTPLYVLANNQSNFLSGSRLGFWESCFYPSIPIDADYRPPNSVRTYVGSHHDSVQNLNRMSTPVQHGALHWLRRLLCGALKQIAPSGFMTLQDAKLRHHCAEELVKQFCLELSRSNNMSWRLNYILNSEILNIAALNGITEIISKLLEFFPDLIWARLSNNQYLLLPCAIELRHEKVFRLVCDHTARSKLMAIELLESSTILHLAAKLAPPAQLTSVCGAALQMQRELQWFKVVENLVHPYYKQSRNAAKQTARELFTKEHENLADKGEKWLKDTSNSCMVVATLIATVVFAAAFTVPGGNDEADGNPNFLMKKPFIFMVFLVSDAVALFSSLTSVLMFLSILTARFAEEDFIDSLPKRLIIGLAALFFAIAATMVAFGATISIVLSKRFSWVSIPITLLASFPVTLFALLQLPLFIQMVRSTFGNSILF from the exons ATGGCACTTCCAGACAGGGAAATGACACAATTAACATTAGATGTTGATCAAAGTCCTACCACTGTTGCTGCTCGTACCACGTATCTCAGAACCGGTGGAAACCAATCTTCTGCAACAAGGACTATGTCAACCCCACATGAAAGATCTACTGAAGAAT CAAACTTGGATTACTACCTACCACTGTACCATGCTGCATCCCGAGGCAATTGGGAAGATGCTAGACGGTTTCTGGAGCATGATCCTAATGCAGTCAAAGCTAAGATCTCAAATTTGTCAATGACTGCATTACATGTTGCGGCTTGTGAAGGTCACTCAGAATTCGTGGAGAAGGTAGTGAAACTTATGCCTGCGGATGAACTAGCAGCGCATGATGAGATGGGGTTCACTGCCCTCCACTATGCTGCTATAGGTGCAAACTTGAGGTCTGCCAAGGCATTGCTCAAGGAAAACCCCAAGTTGGCACAAAGTGTAGATACCATAGGAAAAACTCCACTTCACCTAGCCGCTAGCTTTGCCTCGGAGTGTAAGGAGTTGGTTTGGTATCTTTTGTTGGTAACTACAGATGAGGAACCCGGTCATCCGTTCACTGGTCCATGGGCTGCTAACCTTATGAATGTGCTTATTGCTTCAGGTTTCCACG ATATTGCTCTATATCTCCTTCAACAATATCCCAACTTGGCCACTGTTACTGACCAAGAGGACTGCACTCCTTTATATGTCTTGGCAAATAACCAATCGAACTTCCTTAGTGGCAGTAGGCTTGGATTTTGGGAAAGCTGCTTTTATCCAT CTATCCCTATTGACGCGGACTATAGACCACCAAACTCTGTGAGAACTTACGTAGGCAGTCACCATGACAGCGTCCAAAACCTTAACAGAATGTCAACACCAGTACAGCATGGAG CTCTACATTGGTTAAGAAGACTGCTTTGTGGAGCTCTTAAACAAATAG CACCTTCTGGTTTCATGACACTCCAGGATGCAAAACTTAGGCATCACTGTGCAGAAGAACTAGTAAAGCAGTTTTGCTTAGAACTTTCACGTTCAAATAACATGTCTTGGCGTTTGAACTATATTTTGAATTCAGAGATCCTGAACATAGCCGCTCTTAATGGGATAACTGAAATCATTAGTAAACTCCTCGAGTTTTTCCCTGATCTAATATGGGCTCGGCTCAGCAACAACCAGTATTTGTTACTTCCATGTGCTATCGAGCTTCGACATGAAAAGGTTTTCCGTCTTGTATGTGATCACACTGCTCGCAGTAAATTAATGGCAATCGAGTTACTTGAATCTAGCACCATCTTGCATCTGGCAGCAAAGTTGGCACCTCCTGCCCAACTTACATCCGTATGTGGTGCAGCTCTACAAATGCAAAGAGAATTGCAGTGGTTCAAG GTGGTGGAAAATCTTGTTCATCCTTATTATAAGCAGAGTAGGAACGCAGCTAAACAGACTGCTAGAGAACTATTCACCAAGGAACATGAAAACTTAGCCGACAAAGGAGAGAAATGGCTGAAAGATACTTCAAATTCTTGCATGGTTGTTGCAACTCTCATAGCTACAGTTGTTTTTGCTGCTGCTTTTACAGTTCCCGGAGGTAACGATGAAGCAGATGGGAACCCAAATTTCCTGATGAAGAAGCCATTCATATTTATGGTGTTCTTGGTTTCAGATGCAGTAGctctattttcttctctaaCTTCTGTCTTGATGTTTTTATCCATCCTAACTGCTCGGTTTGCTGAAGAAGATTTCATTGACTCATTGCCAAAGAGGTTGATCATAGGTTTGGCTGCTCTCTTCTTTGCTATAGCTGCCACAATGGTGGCCTTCGGTGCAACCATATCGATTGTGCTCAGCAAGAGGTTCAGTTGGGTTTCTATTCCGATCACTTTGCTTGCCTCTTTTCCGGTGACTCTATTTGCCCTGCTGCAGCTTCCCTTGTTTATTCAAATGGTCCGATCAACATTTGGCAACAGCATCTTATTTTGA
- the LOC126800314 gene encoding LOW QUALITY PROTEIN: uncharacterized protein LOC126800314 (The sequence of the model RefSeq protein was modified relative to this genomic sequence to represent the inferred CDS: inserted 2 bases in 2 codons; deleted 1 base in 1 codon; substituted 1 base at 1 genomic stop codon), giving the protein MSRGGNGVVGRRKFSRREKGKEKLVGGGVPDGTDKVELDLLSSMDNVVTSAAQIGENVALQDEMQGRNRNVRENGRDWNRNARENGADRSRYLERFRDIARQNATGFARFDPLEEEGNDMPPQAEVEQDIEDWPGPFSTAMRIMRDGAEKNKQEQSANKGKTKPALVNWVPRPQEQERAISKNLIPSLQELCLSVLAKNADAIISLESVPDALRHQLSHLLCDSRRMNXSFFELLVQGSPTXVSLRDYSWFTGEEFTKSFQDCDISNLTILQLDQCGRCLPDYVLNSTLARSSNCFLALTSLSLSGACRLSDAGLGVLVSSSPGLRSLNLSQCSLLTSSSIDTLANSSMLRELYLNDCQSIDAMLILPALKKFEHLEVLWLPGIENVCDDFIEKYITARGHNLKELILTDCINLTESSVKVIAETCSGLCALDLVXLPKLTDSTLGYLANGCREFQTLKFYRNSFSDEAIAAFLQTSGECLRELSLNYIKKVGENTAVSLARYSRSLHCLDLSWCRNLTDEALGLIVDCCLSLKMLKLFGCTQITDLFLCGHSNPEVKIIGVRMSPILKNVEMPDPAAGPLHYSAVPST; this is encoded by the exons ATGAGTAGGGGTGGGAATGGTGTGGTGGGCAGAAGGAAGTTTAGCAGACGAGAAAAAGGGAAGGAGAAGTTGGTTGGAGGAGGGGTGCCTGATGGTACTGACAAAGTGGAGTTGGATTTGTTGAGCTCGATGGACAATGTGGTTACGAGTGCTGCTCAGATAGGGGAGAATGTAGCATTGCAAGATGAGATGCAGGGTAGGAACAGGAATGTTAGAGAGAATGGGAGAGACTGGAACAGGAATGCTAGAGAGAATGGAGCAGATAGGAGCAGATACCTGGAACGGTTTCGGGACATAGCCAGGCAAAATGCTACTGGGTTTGCTCGTTTTGATCCTCTAGAGGAGGAGGGGAATGATATGCCTCCTCAGGCTGAGGTGGAACAAGACATCGAAGATTGGCCTGGTCCATTTTCTACTGCAATGAGGATTATGAGAGATGGGGCAGAAAAGAATAAGCAAGAGCAGAGTGCAAACAAAGGCAAGACTAAACCAGCATTGGTGAACTGGGTCCCCAGGCCTCAGGAGCAGGAACGTGCAATATCAAAGAATTTGATCCCATCATTGCAGGAGTTGTGTTTGTCTGTTCTTGCTAAGAATGCCGATGCAATAATTTCACTGGAGAGTGTTCCAGATGCTTTGAGGCACCAGCTCAGTCATCTGCTCTGTGATTCTAGAAGGATGA ACTCATTTTTTGAACTTCTTGTTCAAGGATCGCCAACATAGGTTAGCTTAAGGGATTACTCATGGTTCACAGGGGAAGAGTTTACAAAATCTTTTCAGGACTGCGACATTAGCAACTTGACGATAT TACAACTGGACCAATGTGGGCGTTGTCTGCCAGATTATGTATTGAATTCTACCTTAGCCCGGTCATCCAATTGCTTTCTTGCTTTAACTTCTTTGTCCCTCAGTGGTGCATGTCGTCTCTCAGATGCCGGGTTAGGTGTACTTGTTTCTTCTTCCCCTGGACTGAGATCTCTGAATCTCAGCCAGTGCTCCCTTCTCACTTCCTCAAGTATTGACACTTTAGCTAACTCATCAATGCTGAGGGAACtatat ttaaatgattgCCAAAGCATTGATGCCATGCTGATTCTACCTGCCTTAAAGAAGTTTGAGCATTTGGAGGTGCTGTGGCTGCCCGGCATTGAAAATGTTTGTGATGATTTTATTGAGAAGTATATTACTGCTCGTGGCCACAATTTGAAGGAGCTTATTTTGACTGATTGCAT AAATTTAACAGAATCTTCTGTGAAGGTCATAGCTGAAACCTGTTCTGGGTTATGTGCGCTTGACCTAG ATTTGCCTAAGCTGACAGATTCTACTTTAGGATATCTTGCAAATGGTTGCCGAGAATTTCAAACATTAAAGTTTTATCGCAACTCATTCAG TGATGAAGCTATTGCTGCATTCCTGCAAACTTCTGGAGAATGTTTGAGAGAACTTTCACTAAATTATATCAAGAAG GTTGGAGAGAACACAGCCGTATCACTAGCTAGATATTCAAGGAGCTTACATTGTCTGGATCTATCTTGGTGCCGGAACTTGACAGATGAGGCCCTGGGTTTGATTGTGGACTGCTGCCTCTCTTTGAAGATGTTAAAACTTTTTGGATGCACTCAG ATTACAGACTTATTTCTGTGTGGCCACTCAAATCCGGAGGTAAAGATCATTGGCGTGAGAATGTCTCCAATATTGAAAAATGTTGAGATGCCTGATCCTGCAGCAGGTCCATTGCACTATTCAGCAGTCCCTTCAACTTAA